The Faecalibaculum rodentium genome segment GATTTATTCTATTAAGACTGGTTTGATGGTGCAGGATCTTCGGGCTCTTCCAAAAAAGCGCATGCACAATATCCTTCACTGGGCTGGTAGCAATAAATCATAAGCTCTTTATTGATTTCCGGAGAATAATCTCGAAAGATTCGGGAGCCTCCATTGAGCGCTACATCAGCATAAGCTACAAGCCATTTACGATCTCCATTGCGGAAAATGTTGTAGAATGATTCATTCAAAAGCTGCTCTCTGGAGAGACTTTGCAAATCAGTCATTGCTTCATTTGCGTATCGGAATCTGAAATCAATACTGTTTCCCGTATTATCGTACAGAAGTTCGATTACACAAAAAGGTATTGGCATTCTGTCAAGGACGGAGAAGGCGTTAATCAGATCTGAAGATCCATT includes the following:
- a CDS encoding LytTR family transcriptional regulator DNA-binding domain-containing protein, which translates into the protein MDKKIQKFFTKHHITETDIKYIIRRDGKTCICLDDGRIVETYTPLKTIITEMTPDHFINVNKGIALASDKIASIHDDQYMMQDGNHFKGRARMPMLYRFEQERRFNSTEMVNGSSDLINAFSVLDRMPIPFCVIELLYDNTGNSIDFRFRYANEAMTDLQSLSREQLLNESFYNIFRNGDRKWLVAYADVALNGGSRIFRDYSPEINKELMIYCYQPSEGYCACAFLEEPEDPAPSNQS